A portion of the Celeribacter baekdonensis genome contains these proteins:
- the murJ gene encoding murein biosynthesis integral membrane protein MurJ, whose product MKPIRLVRGFVTVGGWTLMSRVLGFVRDALIAAYLGAGPAAEAFVVAFSLPNMFRRFFAEGTLNVAFVPLFSKKLETTEGAEADAKRFAEDTLSVLATALIVLTLLATVFMPALVAAMAAGFIGDARFDLAVDFGRIAFPYVVFISLGALFSGVLNATGRFAVAAAAPVLLNVVLSVAMISAAKLGWPVDHALIWAVPVAGLAQLLVVWRAAAKAGFGLRPRLPRLTPELKHLFLLAGPAALAGGVVQINLLIGRQVASFSETGALQYLNLADRLYQLPLGVVAIAIGVVLLPDLSRRLQAGDGQGARDAYNRAFEFALLLTVPAAIALIVIPEPLISFLFQRGAFTPADAQKTAYAVAIYGLGLPAFVMQKVLQPLYFAREDTKTPFRFALYSMVINAIVAIGLSFVIGYLAAAVATTFAAWGMVALLWFGKSDMGDEVHADPRLIRRAPRILIASVMMGALLYGANIALAPVFDLSRGLGTLILVSLGIIGYFAFAQAIGAVRFIELKGAVRRQK is encoded by the coding sequence ATGAAGCCCATCCGTCTTGTGCGCGGCTTCGTGACCGTGGGCGGCTGGACATTAATGAGCCGGGTGCTTGGGTTTGTGCGCGACGCGTTGATCGCGGCCTATTTGGGCGCGGGACCGGCGGCAGAGGCCTTTGTCGTGGCCTTTTCCTTGCCCAATATGTTCCGCCGTTTTTTCGCCGAAGGCACGTTGAACGTGGCCTTTGTGCCGCTGTTCTCAAAGAAACTTGAAACCACGGAGGGTGCCGAAGCGGACGCCAAACGCTTTGCCGAGGATACGCTCTCGGTCCTTGCCACGGCGCTGATCGTTTTGACACTTTTGGCAACGGTTTTCATGCCCGCTTTGGTCGCGGCCATGGCTGCGGGGTTCATCGGCGACGCACGGTTTGACTTGGCGGTGGATTTCGGACGGATCGCCTTTCCTTACGTGGTCTTTATCTCTTTGGGCGCGCTGTTTTCCGGGGTCTTGAACGCCACCGGGCGCTTCGCCGTCGCCGCCGCCGCTCCGGTTTTGCTCAACGTCGTGCTCTCGGTCGCGATGATCTCGGCGGCCAAATTAGGCTGGCCCGTGGATCACGCCTTGATCTGGGCGGTGCCTGTGGCCGGTCTGGCACAATTGCTCGTGGTCTGGCGCGCTGCGGCCAAGGCGGGGTTCGGCTTGCGCCCACGCCTGCCGCGCCTGACGCCTGAACTCAAACATTTGTTTCTTTTGGCCGGTCCCGCCGCTTTGGCGGGTGGCGTGGTTCAGATCAACCTGTTGATCGGTCGGCAGGTCGCGTCATTCTCTGAAACCGGCGCGTTGCAGTATCTCAACTTGGCAGATCGGCTGTATCAATTGCCCTTGGGTGTGGTCGCCATTGCCATTGGCGTTGTTCTTTTGCCGGATCTGTCGCGGCGCTTGCAGGCCGGAGACGGTCAGGGCGCGCGCGATGCCTATAACCGCGCGTTTGAATTTGCGCTCCTGCTGACCGTGCCAGCAGCGATTGCGCTGATCGTTATCCCTGAGCCGTTGATTTCCTTTTTGTTTCAACGCGGAGCCTTCACCCCCGCGGACGCTCAGAAAACCGCCTATGCGGTGGCGATTTATGGTCTCGGGCTACCGGCCTTTGTGATGCAAAAGGTGTTGCAACCGCTGTATTTTGCCCGTGAAGACACTAAAACTCCGTTCCGCTTTGCGCTCTATTCGATGGTGATCAACGCGATTGTGGCCATCGGCCTGTCTTTTGTCATTGGCTATCTGGCGGCAGCGGTCGCGACCACTTTTGCCGCTTGGGGCATGGTCGCACTGTTGTGGTTTGGCAAATCCGACATGGGCGACGAGGTTCATGCAGACCCGCGCTTGATCCGGCGCGCACCGCGTATTTTGATCGCCTCTGTGATGATGGGCGCGCTGCTTTATGGTGCCAATATTGCGCTCGCTCCGGTGTTCGATCTGTCACGCGGGCTTGGCACGCTGATCTTGGTCAGCCTCGGTATCATCGGTTATTTCGCCTTTGCCCAAGCGATTGGCGCGGTGCGATTTATCGAACTTAAAGGCGCGGTAAGGCGTCAGAAATAA
- a CDS encoding rhomboid family intramembrane serine protease, whose amino-acid sequence MNDTPSEHRPELPFNSLPPAVVALALVLGGIEALFQIGSYGIIGGPDAVGWRIAAMEDYGFFDTVFEAMRTQGTWPLEHVIRFLSYAFVHYSLTHALMAIVFILALGKMVGETFGNVAVFVIFFVSTLFGALIYGLILNTAQPLLGAYPAAYGFIGAYTFILWLGLGRMQENRMRAFTLIGLLMGLQLVFGLLYGGSPDWVAKLAGFVAGFATAALLVPGALGRIIARLRRR is encoded by the coding sequence ATGAATGATACCCCCTCCGAGCATCGTCCCGAATTGCCGTTTAACTCTCTGCCGCCTGCGGTGGTGGCGCTGGCTTTGGTGCTGGGTGGCATCGAGGCGCTGTTTCAAATCGGGTCTTACGGCATCATCGGTGGTCCCGATGCGGTCGGTTGGCGGATTGCCGCAATGGAGGATTACGGGTTCTTTGACACCGTTTTTGAGGCGATGCGCACGCAGGGCACTTGGCCGCTTGAGCATGTGATCCGGTTTTTGAGCTACGCTTTTGTGCATTACTCTTTGACTCATGCTCTGATGGCGATCGTCTTTATTTTGGCTCTGGGCAAAATGGTCGGCGAGACCTTTGGCAATGTCGCGGTCTTCGTGATCTTCTTCGTTTCAACCCTGTTCGGCGCGCTGATCTATGGCTTGATTTTGAATACAGCTCAGCCGCTTTTGGGCGCTTATCCTGCGGCTTACGGCTTTATCGGGGCGTATACGTTTATCCTTTGGCTTGGCCTTGGCCGAATGCAGGAGAACCGGATGCGGGCCTTTACCCTGATCGGGTTGTTGATGGGGCTGCAATTGGTCTTCGGCCTGTTGTACGGCGGCTCTCCCGATTGGGTCGCAAAACTCGCAGGTTTCGTCGCAGGCTTTGCCACAGCGGCGCTTTTGGTGCCGGGGGCTTTGGGGCGGATCATCGCACGGTTGCGGCGGCGTTAA
- the trpS gene encoding tryptophan--tRNA ligase produces MEKLAFTPRVFSGIKPSGGLTLGNYLGAIKRFVDMQGGEFETIYCVVDMHAITVWQDPEDLRHATREVAAGYLAAGIDPEKSVLFNQSRVSAHAELGWLFNCVARVGWMNRMTQFKDKAGKNAENVSLGLYAYPSLMAADILLYHATHVPVGEDQKQHVELTRDIANKFNHDYKVDFFPETIPVIEGPAMRVMNLRDGTKKMSKSGESDMERVNMTDDADTIAKKFKKAKSDADVLPEEMEGLANRPDARNLVNIYAGLSNMTGEEVLAVYGGQGWGKFKPDLAELAVEKLAPISNEMKRLMNDPAEIDRIMAKGADKANEIAQPILNKTFEIMGFVR; encoded by the coding sequence ATGGAGAAGCTCGCCTTCACCCCCCGTGTTTTTTCGGGGATCAAGCCTTCGGGCGGGCTCACACTCGGCAACTACTTGGGCGCGATCAAGCGTTTCGTAGATATGCAGGGCGGTGAGTTCGAAACCATCTATTGCGTGGTGGACATGCACGCGATCACTGTTTGGCAAGACCCCGAGGATCTGCGCCATGCGACCCGTGAAGTGGCCGCAGGCTACCTTGCGGCGGGCATCGACCCGGAGAAATCGGTCTTGTTCAATCAGTCTCGTGTGTCGGCCCACGCGGAGCTCGGTTGGCTGTTCAACTGTGTCGCGCGCGTCGGGTGGATGAACCGGATGACGCAGTTCAAAGACAAGGCGGGTAAAAACGCCGAAAACGTGTCGCTTGGGCTCTACGCCTACCCATCTTTGATGGCGGCCGATATTTTGCTTTATCACGCCACGCATGTGCCGGTGGGCGAAGATCAAAAGCAACACGTCGAATTGACCCGCGACATCGCCAATAAGTTCAACCATGATTACAAGGTCGATTTCTTCCCGGAAACGATCCCGGTGATCGAAGGTCCGGCGATGCGCGTGATGAACCTGCGCGATGGCACCAAGAAAATGTCCAAATCGGGTGAGTCGGACATGGAACGCGTCAACATGACCGACGACGCCGACACGATCGCAAAAAAGTTCAAAAAGGCCAAATCGGACGCGGATGTGTTGCCCGAAGAAATGGAAGGACTCGCAAACCGCCCGGATGCGCGCAACCTAGTGAACATCTACGCAGGTTTGTCCAATATGACGGGCGAAGAGGTTTTGGCGGTCTATGGCGGCCAAGGCTGGGGCAAGTTCAAACCCGATCTGGCCGAGCTTGCGGTCGAAAAACTCGCGCCGATCTCAAACGAGATGAAACGCCTGATGAATGACCCGGCGGAGATTGACCGGATCATGGCGAAAGGCGCGGACAAGGCCAATGAGATCGCCCAGCCGATCCTCAATAAGACCTTTGAGATCATGGGTTTCGTGCGCTAG
- a CDS encoding L,D-transpeptidase, with the protein MSDLKRRKFLALTLAAPFLGKAAFAQEIGLTLPDELQAPQNARRNISSFRRIDWHEHFDSLGKGAIVADTVSRALHFWAADGEYKLYPTSVPISEELTKRGYTEVIKKVEGPTWTPTPSMRERDPSLPVTVPAGPENPLGTHALYLSWQYYRIHGTHDTRKIGRRSSDGCIGLYNEMIADLYPRVAVGTQVKLV; encoded by the coding sequence ATGAGCGATTTGAAAAGACGTAAGTTTTTGGCGCTGACCTTGGCTGCACCCTTTCTCGGCAAAGCGGCGTTTGCCCAAGAGATCGGGCTGACCTTGCCGGATGAATTGCAAGCGCCACAAAATGCACGCCGCAATATTTCAAGCTTTCGCCGAATTGATTGGCATGAGCATTTCGACAGTTTGGGAAAAGGCGCGATTGTCGCCGATACGGTGAGCCGTGCTTTGCATTTTTGGGCTGCGGATGGGGAATATAAACTTTATCCAACCTCAGTTCCGATTTCCGAGGAATTGACCAAACGGGGTTATACCGAGGTGATCAAAAAGGTGGAGGGGCCGACCTGGACACCAACGCCGTCGATGCGCGAACGCGACCCGAGCCTGCCGGTCACGGTGCCCGCCGGGCCGGAAAACCCGCTTGGCACTCATGCTTTGTACCTGTCGTGGCAATATTACCGTATCCATGGCACCCATGACACACGCAAGATCGGGCGGCGCTCGTCAGATGGCTGTATCGGCCTTTATAATGAGATGATTGCCGATCTCTACCCCCGCGTGGCGGTGGGCACACAGGTGAAGCTGGTTTGA
- a CDS encoding universal stress protein, whose product MRKFLVILDDSRECLNAMRFAAMRAAKSNGGVTILSIIPPEEFNHWIGVADLMREETRDRIIAHYEVFAKWMRDRQGIDPELVIREGEAVHEILTQIKEDPKIGVLVLGAGTEKSGPGPLIAAMMKQAGFLPIPMTLVPGEMSKERLEAVT is encoded by the coding sequence ATGCGTAAGTTTCTCGTCATCCTTGATGACAGTCGCGAATGTCTCAATGCCATGCGGTTTGCGGCCATGCGCGCTGCGAAATCGAACGGTGGTGTGACAATCCTGTCGATCATTCCGCCCGAAGAGTTCAACCATTGGATTGGCGTGGCTGATTTGATGCGAGAAGAGACCCGCGACCGCATCATTGCCCATTACGAAGTCTTCGCCAAATGGATGCGCGACCGACAGGGCATTGATCCTGAATTGGTGATCCGCGAAGGTGAAGCGGTGCATGAAATCCTCACTCAAATCAAAGAAGACCCGAAAATTGGCGTTTTGGTTTTGGGCGCAGGCACGGAAAAATCCGGCCCCGGCCCACTCATAGCGGCGATGATGAAACAGGCGGGTTTTTTGCCCATCCCGATGACACTTGTTCCCGGCGAGATGTCAAAAGAACGCCTTGAGGCGGTGACCTGA
- a CDS encoding DUF2267 domain-containing protein produces the protein MPMPWSYKHSEKEFKSFLKDARDRMGQVLESDNMAYTAVDGVLHVFRRRLTPPQVIAFGDVLPSTLRAMLVYGWKVDAVPLPFGSRSEMIREAQELRQNHNITPLNVIEATGYAIWRHVNHQDLARVLAQIGPEAVTFWHVPGVSAKELQQQII, from the coding sequence ATGCCGATGCCATGGAGCTACAAACATTCTGAGAAAGAGTTTAAATCCTTTCTCAAGGATGCAAGGGACCGCATGGGGCAGGTTCTTGAAAGCGACAATATGGCCTATACTGCGGTCGATGGCGTGCTGCATGTGTTTCGCCGTCGCCTGACCCCGCCGCAGGTGATTGCCTTTGGCGATGTCTTGCCCTCAACCCTGCGCGCGATGTTGGTCTATGGCTGGAAAGTGGACGCAGTGCCTTTGCCCTTTGGCTCTCGCTCAGAGATGATCCGCGAGGCACAGGAGTTACGCCAGAACCACAATATCACGCCGCTCAATGTGATCGAAGCCACCGGCTACGCCATATGGCGCCATGTGAACCACCAAGATTTGGCACGCGTTTTGGCCCAGATTGGCCCTGAGGCCGTGACGTTTTGGCATGTGCCGGGCGTGTCGGCGAAAGAGTTACAGCAACAGATCATTTAG
- a CDS encoding NifU family protein, with amino-acid sequence MFIQTESTPNPATLKFLPGQTVLEAGTADFPTADSAAASPLAQRVFAVGNVTGVFLGSDFVTVTKEDATDWDHIKPAILGAIMEHFQSGAQVMDTHASAAGGHADHDGPDSEIVKQIKELLDTRVRPAVAQDGGDITFHGFDRGIVYLHMQGACAGCPSSTLTLKMGIENLLRHYIPEVLEVRPVAA; translated from the coding sequence ATGTTCATTCAGACCGAATCCACACCGAACCCCGCAACCTTGAAATTCTTGCCCGGTCAGACCGTGCTTGAAGCCGGAACGGCAGACTTTCCCACAGCAGACTCTGCGGCTGCTTCGCCGTTGGCACAGCGCGTGTTTGCGGTCGGCAATGTCACCGGCGTGTTTTTGGGCTCCGATTTCGTCACCGTGACCAAAGAGGACGCCACCGATTGGGACCATATCAAACCCGCCATTCTTGGCGCGATCATGGAGCATTTCCAATCCGGCGCACAGGTCATGGACACCCATGCCAGTGCCGCTGGCGGGCATGCGGACCATGATGGACCCGACAGCGAAATCGTCAAACAAATCAAAGAATTGCTCGACACCCGCGTGCGCCCCGCCGTGGCCCAAGACGGGGGCGACATCACGTTCCACGGCTTTGATCGCGGCATTGTTTACCTGCATATGCAGGGCGCATGCGCGGGCTGCCCCTCTTCGACCCTGACGCTGAAAATGGGCATCGAAAACCTGTTGCGCCATTATATCCCCGAGGTGCTCGAAGTGCGCCCCGTTGCGGCCTAA
- a CDS encoding GNAT family N-acetyltransferase: MTPEELAALHFASFQTPRPWSAKDFAGLLSMRENFIITGDGPSFIMGRTAAHEAELLTLAVHPEARGHGLGREMLRAYEEEAKSRLALMSFLEVAETNTVAISLYLSEGYSESGRRPRYYTTPANEKIDALVLSKPLKHT, encoded by the coding sequence ATGACACCAGAGGAGCTTGCCGCGCTCCATTTTGCGAGTTTTCAAACGCCCCGCCCATGGTCTGCCAAAGACTTTGCGGGGCTTTTGTCTATGCGCGAGAATTTTATCATCACCGGCGATGGACCGTCCTTCATCATGGGCCGCACTGCCGCCCATGAAGCCGAACTTTTGACCCTCGCCGTCCATCCCGAAGCCCGCGGTCACGGCCTGGGCCGGGAAATGTTGCGCGCCTATGAGGAAGAGGCCAAATCGCGCCTCGCTTTGATGTCATTCCTAGAAGTGGCCGAGACGAACACCGTCGCCATTTCGCTCTATCTTTCCGAAGGCTACAGCGAATCTGGTCGGCGTCCGCGCTATTACACCACGCCCGCGAATGAGAAAATCGACGCATTGGTTCTGTCCAAGCCTCTAAAACATACGTGA
- a CDS encoding BMP family lipoprotein, producing MTLTKTLLGAAATLALTSGAALADPAIIFDLGGKFDKSFNEAAFNGAERWAKETGGSYRDVELQSDAQREQYLRNFAEKGFNPIVMAGFSFATALETVAADFPDTKFAIIDMVVDAPNVRSVVFNEQEGSYLAGIAAAYAAKGDTVSFVGGMDIPLISKFACGYAEGFKSVKPEGKVIVNMTGTTPAAWNDPVKGGELTRAQKSAGSEVVFAAAGGTGLGVLQTAADEGMLSIGVDSNQNYLQPGSVLTSMVKRVDNAVFDAFTQGENLETGINVMGLSNDGVAVAMDEYNAALITPEMKAAIDDATAKIISGEVVVHDYMSDESCPAF from the coding sequence ATGACCCTGACCAAAACACTCCTCGGCGCTGCCGCCACATTGGCCCTGACCTCTGGCGCAGCTTTGGCCGATCCGGCGATCATTTTTGACCTTGGCGGCAAATTTGATAAATCATTTAACGAAGCCGCGTTTAACGGTGCGGAGCGTTGGGCCAAGGAAACGGGCGGGAGCTACCGCGATGTCGAGCTTCAATCCGACGCGCAGCGCGAACAGTATCTGCGCAACTTCGCCGAAAAAGGCTTTAACCCGATCGTAATGGCAGGCTTCTCCTTCGCCACCGCGCTTGAAACCGTGGCCGCTGATTTCCCGGACACCAAATTCGCCATCATCGACATGGTCGTGGATGCGCCGAACGTGCGCTCCGTGGTGTTCAACGAACAAGAAGGCTCCTACCTCGCTGGGATCGCCGCAGCGTATGCGGCCAAGGGCGACACCGTGTCCTTTGTCGGCGGCATGGACATCCCGCTGATCTCCAAATTCGCCTGTGGCTATGCTGAAGGCTTCAAATCCGTGAAACCCGAAGGCAAGGTCATCGTCAACATGACCGGCACCACGCCTGCGGCTTGGAACGATCCGGTGAAGGGCGGCGAATTGACCCGCGCGCAAAAATCTGCGGGCTCTGAAGTTGTGTTCGCGGCGGCTGGCGGCACCGGTCTTGGTGTTCTGCAAACCGCAGCTGATGAGGGCATGCTCTCCATCGGCGTCGACAGCAACCAAAACTATCTCCAGCCCGGCTCGGTTTTGACCTCCATGGTCAAACGCGTCGACAACGCTGTCTTCGATGCCTTTACGCAAGGCGAAAACCTTGAAACCGGCATCAACGTGATGGGCCTGTCCAACGACGGTGTTGCGGTTGCCATGGATGAATACAACGCCGCTTTGATCACACCTGAAATGAAAGCGGCCATCGACGACGCCACCGCGAAAATCATCTCCGGCGAAGTTGTGGTGCACGACTACATGTCCGACGAATCCTGCCCGGCGTTTTAA
- a CDS encoding ABC transporter ATP-binding protein: MSVQSEAGRQATAAPTASSAPIDAPAIELRGISKAFGPVQANKDISITVKKGTVHGIIGENGAGKSTLMSILYGFYKADAGTIHIKGQEVQIADSQAAISAGIGMVFQHFKLVENFTVLENVVLGAEDGGLLKPSLAKARKLLKQLSDEYQLSVDPDALIEDLSVGHQQRVEILKALYRQADILILDEPTGVLTPAEANHLFRILEGLKEQGKTIILITHKLREIMEITDTVSVMRRGEMTATVQTAETTPEDLAELMVGRKVLLHVEKKPAAPGAQILEIENLHVIDEQGVERVKGIDLHVRAGEILGICGVAGNGQTELLEVLGGYQNGTGTIRLNGEEIDLTGKNSDGQSRRARGISHVPEDRHDEGLILEFAAWENMVFGYHHAPEYQKNRFLMDNAGIKAMTQESMTKFDVRPPNPKLEAKSFSGGNQQKIVLAREIERNPDLLLIGQPTRGVDIGAIEFIHQQIVHLRDAGKAILLVSVELDEILSLSDRIAVMFDGKIMGERLPSETNEGELGLMMAGIAEEKSGEAGQ; encoded by the coding sequence ATGAGCGTCCAGTCTGAAGCGGGGCGGCAGGCAACTGCCGCCCCCACCGCTTCCTCCGCCCCCATTGACGCGCCAGCGATTGAACTGCGCGGGATTTCCAAAGCCTTTGGCCCGGTTCAAGCCAATAAGGACATCTCGATCACGGTCAAAAAAGGCACGGTCCACGGTATCATCGGCGAAAACGGCGCGGGGAAATCCACGCTGATGTCGATCCTCTATGGCTTTTACAAAGCCGATGCGGGGACCATCCACATCAAGGGCCAAGAGGTCCAGATTGCCGACAGCCAAGCCGCGATTTCGGCGGGCATCGGCATGGTGTTCCAGCACTTTAAACTGGTCGAAAATTTCACCGTGCTCGAAAATGTCGTTCTGGGGGCGGAAGACGGGGGATTGCTCAAACCCTCGCTGGCGAAAGCCCGCAAACTTTTAAAGCAACTCTCTGATGAATATCAACTTTCAGTCGATCCAGATGCTTTGATCGAAGATCTCTCTGTGGGCCACCAGCAACGGGTTGAGATCCTCAAAGCGCTCTATCGTCAAGCCGACATCCTGATTTTGGACGAACCCACTGGGGTGTTGACCCCAGCCGAGGCGAACCATTTGTTCCGCATTCTCGAAGGGCTCAAAGAGCAGGGCAAAACCATCATCTTGATCACCCATAAGCTGCGCGAAATCATGGAGATCACCGACACGGTGTCCGTGATGCGCCGAGGCGAGATGACCGCAACGGTACAAACGGCCGAGACCACCCCCGAAGATCTGGCTGAGCTGATGGTCGGTCGCAAAGTCTTGCTTCATGTTGAGAAAAAGCCCGCCGCACCGGGCGCGCAGATTTTGGAAATTGAAAACCTGCATGTTATTGATGAGCAGGGTGTGGAACGGGTCAAAGGCATTGATTTGCATGTCCGTGCTGGTGAAATTCTTGGGATTTGTGGTGTGGCTGGCAATGGCCAAACCGAGCTTTTGGAAGTCCTTGGCGGCTATCAAAACGGCACCGGCACGATCCGTTTGAATGGCGAAGAAATCGACCTCACCGGCAAAAACTCAGACGGCCAGTCCCGCCGCGCCCGTGGGATTTCGCATGTGCCAGAGGACCGGCATGACGAAGGCCTGATCCTTGAATTTGCAGCTTGGGAAAACATGGTGTTTGGCTACCACCACGCCCCTGAATACCAGAAAAATCGCTTTTTGATGGACAACGCCGGGATCAAGGCGATGACCCAAGAGAGTATGACCAAATTCGACGTGCGCCCGCCGAACCCCAAGCTGGAGGCCAAAAGTTTTTCTGGCGGCAACCAGCAAAAAATCGTGTTGGCGCGCGAAATCGAGCGCAACCCCGACCTGTTGTTGATCGGTCAGCCGACGCGCGGCGTCGATATTGGTGCCATCGAATTCATTCACCAACAGATCGTACATCTGCGCGATGCGGGCAAAGCCATCCTTTTGGTCTCGGTCGAATTGGATGAAATCCTCTCGCTGAGTGACCGAATTGCGGTGATGTTTGATGGCAAAATCATGGGCGAACGCCTGCCTTCTGAGACCAATGAAGGCGAGCTTGGCCTGATGATGGCCGGGATTGCCGAAGAAAAATCGGGGGAGGCAGGTCAATGA
- a CDS encoding ABC transporter permease produces the protein MNKMPKWADAVLIPLISILLAFLLSGLVIMAIGKDPVVALKTMVQGAFGSSNGIGYTLYYTTNFIFTGLSVAVAYHARLFNIGSEGQAALGGLGVALVCLYVPWPHWAIALPAAMIGGAVFGAAWAFIPAYLQAKRGSHIVITTIMFNFIGSALIGYILLNYLKVPGSMSTESARFGAGAHLPTFHEMLAPFGIEFNKNAPVNVSFLIALLAAVGFYFLIWRTRLGYEIRAYGQSQTAAKYAGINPVRIVVIAMLISGALSGLMAINNVMGEAERLIDNAVEGAGFIGIAVALMGRNHPIGIVLAALLFGFLYQGGGELSFWESIPRELVVVIQALVIMFTGALDNMVRAPLEKLFIALNKKKEA, from the coding sequence ATGAATAAAATGCCCAAATGGGCGGATGCCGTCCTCATTCCGCTGATTTCAATCCTCTTGGCCTTCTTGCTTTCGGGGCTGGTGATCATGGCCATCGGCAAAGACCCGGTGGTGGCACTCAAAACCATGGTGCAAGGCGCTTTTGGTAGCTCAAACGGCATCGGCTACACGCTTTATTACACCACCAATTTCATCTTCACCGGCCTCTCGGTCGCCGTCGCCTATCACGCCCGTTTGTTCAACATCGGCTCTGAAGGCCAGGCCGCGTTGGGCGGTTTGGGCGTGGCGCTTGTGTGCCTTTATGTGCCCTGGCCGCATTGGGCCATTGCCCTGCCTGCGGCGATGATCGGCGGCGCTGTGTTTGGTGCAGCTTGGGCGTTTATCCCCGCCTATCTTCAGGCCAAGCGCGGCAGCCATATCGTCATCACCACCATCATGTTCAACTTTATCGGCTCCGCATTGATTGGCTATATCCTGTTGAATTACCTCAAAGTTCCGGGGTCTATGTCAACTGAAAGCGCGCGATTTGGGGCTGGGGCGCATTTGCCGACTTTCCATGAAATGTTGGCGCCCTTTGGCATCGAGTTTAACAAAAACGCCCCCGTCAACGTGTCCTTCCTGATCGCACTTTTGGCCGCTGTGGGGTTTTATTTCCTGATCTGGCGCACCCGGCTCGGCTATGAAATCCGCGCCTATGGCCAATCGCAAACGGCCGCGAAATATGCGGGCATCAACCCGGTGCGCATCGTCGTCATCGCCATGCTGATCTCGGGTGCCTTGTCCGGCCTGATGGCGATCAACAACGTGATGGGCGAGGCCGAACGGTTGATCGACAACGCCGTCGAGGGCGCGGGTTTTATCGGCATTGCCGTGGCCTTGATGGGCCGCAACCACCCGATCGGGATCGTGTTGGCGGCGCTGCTCTTTGGCTTTTTGTACCAAGGCGGCGGCGAGTTATCATTCTGGGAATCGATCCCGCGCGAATTGGTCGTGGTCATTCAGGCCTTGGTGATCATGTTCACCGGCGCGCTCGACAATATGGTGCGCGCGCCACTTGAAAAACTGTTCATCGCCCTCAACAAGAAAAAGGAGGCGTGA
- a CDS encoding ABC transporter permease → MDYLTIIQILDSTVRLATPLLLTCLAGLFSERAGVVDIGLEGKLLAAAFLAGAAASVTGSIWIGLLAGVAGSLAFSMIHGLASITFKGDQLISGVALNFLAAGLTVVVGQSWFKLGGRTPSLPTDARFGEWNLPFSDALADVPFIGPLYNELISGHTALTYMALLAVPLSWWVLYRTRFGLRLRAVGENPSAVDTAGVSVVRLRFAALVIAGVLCGMAGTYLASLAAGFVKDMSAGRGYIALAALIFAKWRPWYALSATMLFGLLEAIGNRYQSITMGDFTIPVQFMQALPYILTVIILAGFVGKAIPPRAGGTPYVKER, encoded by the coding sequence ATGGACTATCTCACGATCATCCAAATCCTCGACAGCACCGTGCGCCTTGCCACGCCTTTGCTTTTGACCTGTCTGGCCGGGCTGTTTTCCGAACGCGCTGGTGTCGTTGACATCGGGCTTGAGGGTAAGTTGTTAGCGGCGGCGTTTTTGGCCGGGGCTGCGGCCTCGGTCACCGGGTCGATTTGGATCGGGCTTTTGGCAGGTGTCGCCGGGTCTTTGGCGTTTTCCATGATCCACGGATTGGCCTCGATCACTTTCAAAGGCGATCAACTGATCTCCGGCGTGGCGCTGAACTTTCTGGCCGCCGGTCTGACCGTTGTCGTGGGCCAAAGTTGGTTTAAACTTGGCGGGCGCACGCCCTCGCTGCCCACGGATGCGCGATTTGGCGAATGGAACCTGCCGTTTTCCGATGCTTTGGCCGATGTGCCCTTCATTGGCCCGCTCTACAACGAGTTGATTTCGGGCCACACTGCGCTGACCTATATGGCGCTGCTTGCCGTGCCACTGTCGTGGTGGGTGCTCTATCGCACCCGCTTTGGTCTACGTCTGCGCGCTGTGGGGGAAAACCCCTCCGCCGTCGATACGGCCGGCGTGTCGGTGGTGAGACTGCGCTTTGCGGCGCTGGTCATCGCAGGCGTGTTGTGCGGCATGGCCGGGACCTATCTTGCCTCTCTCGCGGCGGGTTTCGTCAAAGACATGTCGGCGGGACGCGGCTACATCGCCTTGGCGGCCTTGATTTTTGCCAAATGGCGACCGTGGTATGCACTCTCCGCCACGATGTTGTTTGGTCTCTTGGAGGCCATCGGCAATCGCTACCAATCCATCACCATGGGCGATTTCACCATCCCCGTGCAGTTCATGCAGGCCCTGCCCTACATCCTGACGGTGATCATTTTGGCGGGCTTTGTGGGCAAAGCCATTCCGCCACGCGCGGGCGGCACGCCCTATGTCAAAGAGCGATAA